Proteins from a single region of Candidatus Woesearchaeota archaeon:
- a CDS encoding tyrosine--tRNA ligase, which translates to MTLTVQERLALIKEVGEEIIGEEELVELLKTKKKIIAYDGFEPSGRIHIAQGLLRAVNVNKLTRAGITFRFWVADWFGLLNNKMGGDLEKIQTVGKYFIEVWKACGMDLTHVEFIWTSKFIKEHPEYWETVLKISMNATVQRVLRCGQIMGREESTNNPASQILYPIMQAADIHHLEADIAQLGMDQRKVNMLAREIFPKLGFTKPIVISHHMLMGLSQPPATDKIGADRAIEVKMSKSKPDTAIFMTDSEEEINRKFKKAYCPEKQVEDNPVLEYCKYIVFEKIESFTIERPEKWGGNLTFNSYDQLEKAFINGDVHPADLKTATAKYINQFLMPVREHFEKNKDAKKLKELVESWQVTR; encoded by the coding sequence ATGACACTTACCGTTCAAGAACGTCTTGCTCTCATCAAGGAAGTTGGTGAAGAAATCATCGGTGAAGAAGAGTTAGTTGAACTTCTTAAGACTAAAAAGAAAATAATTGCATATGATGGATTTGAACCCTCTGGTCGGATTCATATTGCTCAAGGGTTATTACGTGCTGTTAATGTCAACAAACTCACAAGAGCCGGCATTACCTTTCGTTTTTGGGTAGCTGATTGGTTTGGTTTACTTAACAATAAAATGGGTGGGGATTTGGAAAAGATTCAAACAGTTGGTAAATACTTTATCGAAGTGTGGAAAGCCTGTGGCATGGATCTAACCCATGTTGAATTCATCTGGACAAGTAAATTTATCAAAGAACATCCTGAATATTGGGAAACGGTTCTCAAAATTTCCATGAATGCAACAGTACAACGGGTGCTTCGTTGTGGTCAAATCATGGGCAGAGAAGAATCAACCAACAATCCAGCGAGTCAAATTCTCTATCCAATCATGCAAGCAGCGGATATTCATCATTTAGAAGCAGATATTGCACAACTAGGAATGGATCAACGCAAAGTCAATATGCTTGCTCGTGAAATTTTCCCTAAGTTGGGATTTACTAAACCTATTGTAATAAGTCACCATATGCTTATGGGTTTATCACAACCTCCTGCAACTGATAAGATTGGTGCAGATCGAGCTATTGAAGTTAAGATGAGTAAGTCAAAACCTGATACTGCGATTTTTATGACTGATAGTGAAGAAGAGATTAATCGCAAATTCAAAAAAGCGTATTGTCCTGAGAAACAGGTTGAAGATAATCCTGTATTGGAATATTGTAAATATATTGTTTTTGAAAAAATTGAATCATTTACTATTGAGCGTCCAGAGAAATGGGGCGGTAATCTAACATTTAACAGTTATGATCAGTTAGAAAAAGCGTTCATCAATGGCGACGTCCATCCTGCGGATCTTAAAACAGCTACTGCCAAATACATTAATCAATTTCTCATGCCTGTGCGAGAACACTTCGAGAAGAATAAAGATGCCAAGAAGCTTAAAGAGTTAGTTGAAAGTTGGCAAGTCACGAGATAA
- a CDS encoding Holliday junction resolvase codes for MINTKAKGTKGERELVAFFNDQGWVCIRAAGSGSSRYPAPDLLAGNAIRRLAIECKVTKDEKKYFTKEEINQLQTFAQKFGAEPWVAVHFPGQPWHFCMLEDLKDTGASFCLSLELARFKGLTKEQLLGDWQKESTSFKHTTTGQD; via the coding sequence ATGATCAACACCAAAGCTAAAGGAACCAAAGGAGAACGAGAGTTGGTAGCATTCTTTAATGATCAAGGTTGGGTATGTATTCGAGCTGCTGGCAGTGGATCATCGCGCTATCCTGCACCAGATCTCTTAGCAGGCAATGCTATTCGACGTCTAGCAATTGAGTGTAAAGTAACTAAAGATGAAAAGAAATATTTTACTAAAGAAGAAATTAATCAGCTCCAAACCTTTGCACAGAAATTCGGTGCAGAACCGTGGGTTGCGGTTCATTTTCCAGGTCAACCCTGGCACTTTTGTATGTTAGAGGACCTTAAAGATACTGGTGCAAGTTTTTGTCTTTCCTTAGAGTTAGCACGATTTAAAGGGCTCACCAAAGAACAATTATTGGGAGACTGGCAAAAAGAATCGACCTCTTTCAAGCATACCACCACTGGTCAGGACTAA
- the rnz gene encoding ribonuclease Z yields the protein MEITFLGTGCMQPTKYRNHAGVLLTFGNENILFDCGEGIQRQMRIAGIKPAKITRLCISHFHGDHVFGVPGLLSSMGADEFASKLHIYGPSGTAKFLEYTLKGFAAKDIIPFEVHEVENGVIFENDEFSLEAAPLLHSTKCIGFRFQQKNKRRINMSTAKKFGLEEGPILGKLQQGLSVVINGKKINPDDVSTIIEGKSVSYVTDTAACTGAYNLAKDVDLLIIEGTLLDNLRANAIKTKHLTVKQAALIGQENGAKRLVITHISQRYKTNSEIIEEAQAYFPGAMVAEDFLKIKV from the coding sequence ATGGAGATTACGTTTTTAGGCACTGGCTGTATGCAGCCGACCAAGTATCGTAATCATGCAGGAGTCTTACTTACCTTTGGCAACGAAAATATTCTCTTCGACTGCGGTGAAGGGATTCAACGACAAATGCGCATCGCAGGTATCAAACCTGCAAAGATTACTCGTTTGTGTATTAGCCATTTTCATGGAGATCACGTTTTTGGTGTTCCTGGTCTATTAAGTAGTATGGGTGCTGATGAATTCGCAAGCAAATTGCATATTTACGGACCTAGTGGAACTGCCAAGTTTCTAGAATACACACTGAAAGGTTTTGCCGCAAAAGATATTATCCCCTTTGAAGTTCATGAAGTAGAAAATGGAGTCATTTTTGAAAATGATGAATTTTCACTAGAAGCAGCACCATTACTTCACTCCACTAAATGTATTGGCTTTCGTTTCCAACAGAAAAATAAACGACGAATTAATATGTCAACAGCAAAGAAATTTGGTCTCGAAGAAGGACCTATTTTGGGAAAGTTGCAACAAGGACTATCTGTAGTCATAAACGGTAAAAAAATTAATCCTGATGATGTCTCAACCATCATCGAAGGTAAAAGTGTAAGTTACGTTACCGACACTGCCGCTTGTACTGGTGCGTATAATTTAGCAAAGGATGTTGATCTACTCATTATTGAAGGAACACTTCTTGATAACTTACGTGCTAATGCCATTAAGACAAAACATCTCACTGTAAAACAAGCTGCATTAATTGGTCAAGAGAACGGCGCTAAAAGACTCGTCATTACCCATATTAGCCAACGCTATAAAACAAATTCTGAAATTATTGAAGAAGCCCAAGCCTATTTTCCTGGTGCGATGGTGGCGGAAGATTTCTTGAAGATAAAGGTGTAA
- a CDS encoding HAD family hydrolase, with amino-acid sequence MTNVILFDFWGTLVETGVWSPTKQVRNILHIEIPFHEFVVRFEKAMMTKNIPTLKDGFDEVFKEFNVEPHQRKMDDLIGMWNKSWMLARPYPELQEVLEELSQKYTLVLFSNTDPFSVKNVLEKYNLRKYFKHIFLSCEMGKIKTEEGFIGHILDQIKSDATKAVLVGDSIESDMVTAQRANVRSILVDRSQNREYTAKIASLKDLAATLEE; translated from the coding sequence ATGACAAACGTAATCCTATTTGATTTTTGGGGAACTTTAGTAGAAACTGGGGTCTGGAGCCCAACCAAACAAGTACGCAATATCTTACACATCGAGATACCATTTCATGAGTTCGTAGTCCGTTTTGAGAAAGCCATGATGACCAAAAATATCCCCACATTGAAAGATGGGTTTGATGAAGTGTTCAAAGAATTTAATGTTGAACCACACCAACGCAAAATGGATGATTTGATTGGGATGTGGAATAAATCCTGGATGTTAGCTCGACCGTATCCTGAATTACAAGAAGTACTCGAAGAATTGAGTCAAAAATATACTTTAGTATTATTCTCCAACACTGACCCATTTTCAGTTAAGAATGTCTTAGAGAAATATAATCTTAGAAAATATTTCAAACATATTTTTCTCTCCTGTGAAATGGGCAAAATTAAAACAGAAGAAGGATTTATTGGACATATCCTAGACCAAATAAAAAGTGATGCAACCAAAGCAGTATTAGTAGGAGACAGCATCGAAAGCGATATGGTCACAGCTCAACGCGCAAATGTGCGTTCCATTCTTGTTGATCGTTCACAGAACCGAGAATATACTGCTAAAATTGCTAGTTTAAAAGATTTAGCAGCAACACTCGAGGAGTAA